From the Neobacillus sp. PS3-34 genome, the window AGTTAATTAAAAAGGCTGACCTTGCCATAAAGAATGAAGATTTTGATACATTGATGAATTACTATACAGATGATGCCATTTTAGTTGTAAAACCTGGAACGATTGCAAAGGGAAAAGATGAAATTAAAAAAGCGTTTATTGCCATTGCAAAATACTTCAATAACAGTATTGTCCCAACACAGGGAGAAATGATTATTTTAGAAGCAGGTGAAACTGCATTGGTTTTATCCCATACA encodes:
- a CDS encoding DUF4440 domain-containing protein — translated: MEHELKELIKKADLAIKNEDFDTLMNYYTDDAILVVKPGTIAKGKDEIKKAFIAIAKYFNNSIVPTQGEMIILEAGETALVLSHTFLEAVKKSDSEYSMDRRATYVYKKNSQGEWLCAIDNSSGTELINK